One genomic window of Deltaproteobacteria bacterium includes the following:
- the lgt gene encoding prolipoprotein diacylglyceryl transferase, which yields MYPVLFKIPLFGLFGHDYFPVYGYGVMVALGFLFGTWFVQREAKREGENPAQALDLIFYILIAAILGSRVLFILTTDPSLFWKSPLAIFKIWEGGLVFYGGFIASVLVSLWYLRRHRLPMWKFFDFFAPAIALGHALGREGCFLAGCCYGRPLLFDTWYAVIFPANPASLAPSGIPLYPTQLLESGGEFLIFLGLWWGLRHKKFDGQIFALYMMIYGLLRFLLEFLRGDTDRGFVFNSWLSTSQFIAMILFALGLGLYLYRRSHDRI from the coding sequence GATGGTGGCCTTGGGTTTTTTGTTTGGAACGTGGTTTGTGCAAAGAGAAGCCAAACGCGAAGGGGAGAATCCAGCCCAAGCCCTTGATCTCATTTTTTACATTCTGATCGCCGCCATTTTGGGTTCGCGCGTGTTGTTTATTCTCACGACGGATCCCTCTCTTTTTTGGAAAAGTCCTCTGGCTATTTTCAAAATCTGGGAGGGAGGACTTGTTTTTTACGGGGGATTCATTGCGAGTGTTTTGGTGAGTCTCTGGTATCTGAGAAGACATCGTCTCCCCATGTGGAAATTTTTTGATTTTTTTGCGCCGGCAATTGCTCTGGGACATGCCCTCGGTAGAGAAGGTTGTTTTCTAGCGGGATGTTGTTATGGGCGTCCTTTGCTTTTCGATACATGGTATGCCGTTATTTTTCCCGCCAATCCCGCTTCTCTGGCTCCATCCGGAATTCCTCTGTATCCAACGCAATTATTGGAATCGGGAGGCGAGTTTCTGATTTTTCTGGGACTTTGGTGGGGGCTTCGGCACAAAAAATTTGATGGCCAGATTTTTGCTCTCTACATGATGATCTATGGACTTCTTCGTTTCCTGCTTGAATTTTTACGGGGAGATACGGATCGGGGATTTGTTTTCAATTCATGGCTTTCGACTTCCCAGTTTATCGCCATGATTCTATTTGCATTGGGATTGGGATTGTATTTGTATAGGAGATCGCACGATAGAATATGA